In the genome of bacterium, one region contains:
- a CDS encoding FG-GAP repeat protein, translating to MKRWFVLLLVGAVGGICAAAEAAERTKVDGSLLVLFDAVERGRSLRELGSEAPSLYRSDGRVSVTIRFDKPLTDLEADAYEKKLGIEWMRLPNSSQIANYDRFYPAWITNDQLGALRSDTRIEFIEPGKGLHEVSTLDVSVPEIQADIRHQWPTGTNAFGNTGQGIRVADWDSGVDVTHPFFFRAEPYIRYDLVDADNNGFFTPGVDGVDLDGSGVLESDEYLDFVDSFALPGVYDTHTDWLYNDANRNGERDTGSAAGFSESDAAYGELVFYVEDTNGNHILEVGEKLAPFKESKIYKALGAGYIEYTRGSNLIDTPPDPGGHGTSVLGIVAGQELGFGRAYVGVAPGAELLPIDRKSNPNHISTLTWALTNGADVCLWEFGGWTGQYLDGSSSLEMAITQEMEGTRSVHVIPNGNLGTSDRHAQQDFTGAITEMKTQTLDIPADPGIKYLAFSLLYTGELSDFRYEIRQGTSGDWTSINPNVLPRDVAIGDDHTAYGVIETGPTVRGTVRYDMQLARNDRAAMSGNWQLRLAKYTNSDRRVHFYVADDATSWSGGAYWVDNSTPASTITWPSTADKGINVGSYSVDILEGPISGFSGRGPRIDGWANVLDIAAPGDYDILTCISTAQLGDWGYYTNFGGTSAAGPHVAAACALLWEAVPSSTPADLAAAINDSAHTDSDTGAVYNDQWGWGKLRIHDAFFELAGNKCSAISGINNISPSNNATNVDSTGTTLSWSDDPDAQLFDLHFGTTNPPELFVPGLTGNSMPITDSQLAANTTYYWRLYARNTCGSVYETPVWSFTTGAGPEPDIELIRFDESFNRYPIPLNGTVAFPDTAVGDSNNIVMLVKNNGAADLHLTGTPTVQFSGLSPYDFTATPPNPLVYAGGAENAFTMTFEPFVGGHRMATVSIPNDDPDESPYTFYVTGIGIAPTPTPSPTPTASPTPSPTPTGTAPPTIPPMPTAIDLSQSPGQEGHPLTRIYGESDNDALGGDYRSTIAMGDFNGDGYDDLLIGATGNASDIANRPGRAFLIAGDGTLPLLDELSLHTVGNSPPSNITVIEGDANNARCGTSVATGDFNGDGYDDALVGVPGYDPVRRSSELGGAFLLFGNANVFGQKVTAAPGQAADSVMLTTGITNGETGNTVAAGDINGDGFTDAIYASRTAPSADGSVIFTGAIQVEFGSATFPSRRRGTVDNTAIIHGDDQNDQLGFALATGDVDGDGYDDLILTSRNGEFTAIVFGDTITPGAKIDLNTDDTISALGETRIFGDDFQDKFGYSAATGDLDGDGLADVIVGAPEARGPTNSFSDDNSGEVYVFWGDQIQRATAYSMDTDGAISTMKETRIFGDDGGFMAGVSVAAGDITGDGLSDLVVGSPGTTGNQSSILYGDQLPKNTTVLLSSVDHPDVEVFGAEALDHFGASSNAAGDMNGDGIADAAIGSHAGVNPNLTSGMDESGYAALLYGGGDAVSATVIGHIKDGAVPRRGIGGHLAPVSRALVGFLGGTGTGVTTLIHRGDGDLSGLGVGPEDTADVYWHIQAERQNAGQMLVEFSYRDVEIQDQEELLLNLFFAPSVEGPWFPVGNQYQNMNRNTIGGEVSLLDAYFALSDAQPEPLDLTDSDGDGFSDAIEKSKGTDPDDPTSRPDFGDYNTDGIVNTGDAVAFYRALSKNGGTLAYDVNLDIVVDLEVNYDDAQALYDWAIGGSPETIPISP from the coding sequence ATGAAGCGCTGGTTCGTTTTGCTCCTGGTGGGGGCGGTGGGGGGAATTTGCGCCGCGGCGGAGGCCGCGGAACGCACGAAGGTTGACGGAAGTCTGCTCGTTCTCTTCGACGCAGTTGAGCGCGGCAGGTCGCTCCGGGAATTGGGATCCGAGGCACCCAGCCTCTATCGGAGCGACGGACGCGTCAGCGTCACGATCCGATTCGACAAACCGCTGACGGATCTGGAAGCCGATGCCTACGAGAAGAAACTCGGCATCGAGTGGATGCGCCTTCCGAATTCCAGCCAGATCGCGAACTACGACCGATTCTATCCGGCGTGGATTACCAACGATCAACTTGGCGCTTTGCGGTCAGACACTCGGATCGAATTCATCGAGCCGGGAAAAGGTCTGCACGAGGTTTCAACGCTCGATGTTTCCGTCCCGGAGATCCAGGCCGACATTCGTCATCAGTGGCCGACTGGCACAAACGCATTCGGCAATACGGGTCAAGGCATCCGCGTAGCGGATTGGGACAGCGGAGTCGACGTCACGCATCCCTTCTTCTTCCGCGCGGAGCCATACATTCGTTACGATCTTGTCGATGCCGATAACAACGGCTTCTTCACTCCCGGCGTCGACGGAGTGGACCTCGACGGAAGTGGTGTGTTGGAGTCGGATGAGTACCTCGACTTTGTCGATTCCTTCGCACTTCCGGGCGTCTACGATACGCACACCGATTGGCTGTACAATGATGCGAACCGGAATGGCGAACGCGACACAGGATCAGCGGCAGGTTTCTCCGAATCGGATGCGGCCTATGGCGAGCTCGTCTTCTATGTCGAGGACACAAACGGAAATCACATCCTTGAAGTCGGCGAGAAACTCGCACCATTCAAGGAAAGCAAAATCTACAAAGCGCTCGGCGCGGGTTACATCGAGTATACTCGCGGCTCGAATCTGATCGATACTCCGCCGGACCCTGGTGGTCACGGCACCAGTGTGCTCGGAATTGTTGCGGGGCAGGAACTTGGGTTCGGCCGTGCCTACGTTGGCGTTGCGCCAGGCGCCGAGTTGCTCCCCATCGACAGGAAGAGTAACCCCAATCATATTTCGACGCTCACTTGGGCGCTCACAAATGGAGCTGACGTCTGCCTGTGGGAATTCGGCGGTTGGACCGGCCAATACCTGGATGGGTCCTCCTCACTCGAGATGGCCATTACCCAGGAGATGGAGGGCACTCGTTCCGTCCATGTGATTCCCAACGGAAACCTCGGAACCTCCGATCGGCACGCGCAGCAAGACTTCACCGGCGCGATCACCGAGATGAAGACGCAGACATTGGACATTCCTGCCGATCCCGGAATCAAGTACCTGGCCTTCTCGCTTCTCTACACGGGCGAACTGTCCGACTTCCGTTACGAGATTCGCCAGGGTACATCAGGCGATTGGACTTCCATCAATCCAAACGTTTTGCCAAGAGACGTCGCGATCGGCGACGACCATACAGCCTACGGCGTCATAGAGACCGGCCCCACGGTTCGTGGGACCGTTCGATACGACATGCAGCTTGCTCGAAATGACCGGGCCGCGATGTCGGGCAATTGGCAGTTGCGCTTGGCGAAGTACACCAATTCCGACCGGCGCGTGCATTTCTACGTTGCCGACGATGCCACCTCCTGGAGCGGAGGCGCCTACTGGGTCGACAATTCCACGCCGGCCAGCACGATCACCTGGCCTTCAACGGCAGACAAAGGCATCAATGTCGGCAGCTACAGTGTTGACATCCTCGAAGGCCCCATCAGCGGCTTCAGCGGACGTGGACCGCGCATTGATGGATGGGCGAACGTTCTGGATATCGCGGCCCCCGGCGACTACGACATTCTCACATGCATCAGCACCGCGCAGTTGGGCGACTGGGGTTACTACACGAACTTCGGAGGAACCAGTGCTGCTGGACCGCATGTTGCTGCGGCTTGTGCCTTGTTGTGGGAGGCCGTGCCTTCCTCCACGCCCGCTGACCTCGCCGCTGCAATCAACGACTCCGCACACACCGATTCAGACACCGGAGCCGTCTACAACGACCAGTGGGGCTGGGGGAAACTTCGGATTCACGACGCGTTCTTTGAGCTGGCTGGAAACAAGTGCTCGGCGATCTCCGGAATCAACAACATCTCCCCATCGAACAACGCAACGAACGTCGACTCGACGGGAACGACATTGTCTTGGAGCGACGATCCCGACGCGCAGTTGTTCGATCTCCACTTCGGAACGACGAACCCACCGGAGCTCTTCGTTCCCGGCCTGACCGGTAACTCAATGCCGATCACGGACTCACAACTGGCGGCAAACACAACCTACTACTGGCGGCTCTACGCGCGGAACACTTGCGGCTCTGTTTACGAGACGCCTGTCTGGTCGTTCACAACCGGCGCAGGACCGGAGCCCGACATTGAACTCATTCGCTTCGACGAGAGCTTCAACCGCTACCCCATTCCGTTGAATGGCACTGTTGCTTTCCCGGACACCGCGGTGGGCGACAGCAACAACATCGTTATGCTCGTCAAGAACAATGGGGCGGCGGACCTGCACCTGACGGGAACGCCGACGGTGCAATTCTCTGGTCTCAGCCCATACGACTTCACGGCGACACCGCCGAATCCGCTCGTCTACGCGGGTGGAGCGGAGAACGCCTTCACCATGACATTCGAGCCCTTCGTCGGCGGCCATCGGATGGCGACCGTTTCGATTCCGAACGACGACCCGGATGAGTCGCCTTACACCTTCTACGTCACGGGCATCGGCATCGCGCCCACGCCGACTCCTTCACCAACGCCAACCGCATCTCCTACGCCATCCCCGACCCCCACTGGGACGGCACCACCAACGATTCCTCCGATGCCGACGGCGATCGATCTCTCTCAATCGCCGGGTCAGGAGGGACATCCTCTCACGCGCATCTACGGCGAGTCGGATAATGATGCATTGGGTGGCGACTATCGCAGTACCATTGCCATGGGCGACTTCAATGGCGATGGCTACGATGACCTTTTGATTGGTGCCACTGGGAACGCCTCTGACATTGCGAACCGTCCTGGGCGAGCATTCCTGATCGCCGGCGATGGAACCTTGCCGCTGCTCGATGAACTCAGCCTCCACACGGTTGGAAACAGCCCGCCCTCGAACATTACGGTCATCGAAGGCGACGCGAACAACGCCCGGTGCGGCACCTCCGTCGCCACAGGCGACTTTAACGGCGACGGCTACGATGATGCTCTCGTCGGCGTTCCCGGTTACGACCCCGTGCGGCGATCCAGCGAACTCGGCGGAGCGTTCCTTCTCTTCGGCAACGCGAATGTCTTTGGCCAGAAAGTCACCGCCGCACCCGGACAGGCAGCGGATTCGGTGATGCTTACGACTGGTATCACTAATGGAGAGACCGGCAATACGGTCGCTGCGGGCGACATAAACGGCGATGGTTTCACCGATGCCATCTACGCATCGCGCACTGCGCCATCGGCCGATGGGTCGGTCATTTTCACCGGCGCCATTCAGGTCGAATTTGGTTCTGCGACCTTCCCCTCCCGTCGCCGTGGGACCGTCGACAACACGGCCATCATCCACGGCGACGATCAGAATGACCAGTTAGGCTTCGCGCTGGCCACAGGCGATGTGGATGGCGATGGCTACGATGATCTGATCCTCACATCGCGCAACGGGGAATTCACCGCGATCGTCTTCGGAGACACAATCACGCCCGGGGCCAAGATCGACTTGAATACGGATGATACGATCAGCGCTCTTGGTGAAACGCGCATTTTCGGCGACGACTTCCAGGACAAGTTCGGGTACTCCGCCGCCACCGGCGATCTGGATGGAGACGGCCTGGCCGATGTCATCGTTGGGGCGCCGGAAGCACGTGGACCGACCAACAGCTTCTCCGATGATAATTCCGGCGAGGTATACGTCTTCTGGGGCGACCAGATCCAGCGCGCCACCGCCTACAGCATGGACACCGATGGTGCCATTTCGACGATGAAGGAAACGCGGATCTTTGGCGACGATGGCGGCTTCATGGCCGGCGTCTCCGTTGCCGCCGGTGACATCACAGGCGATGGGCTTTCGGATCTCGTTGTCGGTTCTCCTGGCACCACCGGGAATCAATCATCGATTCTCTATGGTGACCAGCTTCCGAAGAACACAACCGTTCTTCTGAGTTCCGTCGACCACCCCGATGTGGAGGTGTTTGGTGCGGAAGCACTCGATCATTTCGGCGCTTCCTCCAACGCGGCAGGCGACATGAATGGCGACGGAATTGCCGACGCGGCAATCGGTTCACATGCAGGCGTGAATCCAAATCTGACCTCCGGGATGGATGAATCCGGGTACGCGGCGCTGCTCTATGGCGGCGGCGACGCGGTCTCTGCCACTGTCATTGGTCACATCAAAGACGGCGCCGTGCCGCGGCGAGGAATCGGAGGTCATCTCGCTCCGGTCAGCCGAGCGCTTGTCGGGTTCCTTGGCGGTACTGGAACGGGCGTGACAACTCTTATCCACCGTGGCGATGGGGATCTCTCCGGACTGGGCGTCGGTCCCGAAGATACGGCCGACGTGTACTGGCACATTCAGGCGGAACGCCAGAACGCCGGCCAGATGCTCGTTGAGTTCTCTTACCGTGATGTTGAGATTCAGGATCAGGAAGAACTTCTGCTCAACCTGTTCTTTGCCCCCAGTGTCGAGGGGCCCTGGTTCCCTGTCGGCAATCAGTATCAGAACATGAATCGCAACACGATCGGCGGCGAGGTTTCGTTGCTCGATGCGTACTTCGCCCTGTCGGACGCACAACCTGAACCTCTCGATCTGACCGACAGCGACGGCGATGGATTCAGCGATGCCATCGAGAAGTCAAAGGGCACAGATCCGGACGACCCGACCTCCAGGCCCGACTTCGGCGATTATAACACCGATGGCATCGTCAACACTGGCGACGCCGTTGCCTTCTATCGGGCGTTGTCGAAAAACGGAGGCACGCTGGCGTACGACGTGAACCTGGACATCGTTGTCGACCTGGAAGTCAATTACGACGATGCGCAGGCGCTGTACGATTGGGCGATCGGAGGTTCGCCTGAAACCATACCAATCTCCCCGTGA
- the fmt gene encoding methionyl-tRNA formyltransferase, with the protein MKVAFFGTPDFAVITLERLLASSHEVVAVVTQPDKPAGRGRKLTPPPVKVLAEQSGLPVHQPKSVRGEEFRRQLADLSVDVAVVVAYGKILPKELLEVPRHGFLNVHASLLPKYRGAAPIQWALVNGEETTGVSIMQIDEGLDTGPVLARHSVDILEDDDARSMMETLSVYGADLMITVLDMIEEHGHAHAEAQDDSKATMAPLIHREDAHIDWSKPAESIIWMVRGFQLWPGAHTTFNKGQALKITGMEAVDPTWVSTDWQDKAVPEGTVVETLRNRGFVVKTGHGGLVLVTRAQPAGKKEMDAHALVNGGVIDVGTQFV; encoded by the coding sequence ATGAAAGTCGCCTTTTTCGGAACCCCTGATTTCGCCGTGATCACGCTGGAGCGCCTGCTCGCCTCGAGCCACGAGGTCGTGGCCGTTGTGACCCAGCCCGACAAACCTGCCGGGCGTGGGCGCAAGTTGACCCCGCCGCCCGTCAAGGTCCTGGCCGAGCAGTCCGGCCTGCCCGTGCATCAGCCAAAGTCCGTCCGCGGCGAGGAGTTCCGCCGTCAGCTCGCCGATCTCAGCGTGGATGTCGCCGTGGTGGTTGCCTACGGCAAGATCCTGCCCAAGGAGCTCCTCGAAGTTCCCAGGCACGGGTTCCTGAACGTTCACGCATCGCTGTTGCCCAAATACCGCGGGGCGGCGCCGATCCAGTGGGCGCTCGTCAACGGCGAGGAAACCACCGGCGTTTCGATCATGCAGATCGACGAGGGACTCGACACGGGCCCGGTGCTGGCGCGCCATTCTGTCGACATTCTAGAAGATGACGACGCGCGCAGCATGATGGAGACGCTGAGCGTCTACGGCGCCGATCTGATGATTACGGTCCTCGACATGATCGAGGAGCACGGCCATGCGCACGCCGAGGCTCAGGATGACTCCAAGGCCACAATGGCGCCGCTCATCCACCGCGAAGATGCGCACATCGATTGGTCGAAGCCGGCCGAATCGATCATCTGGATGGTGCGCGGGTTCCAGCTCTGGCCCGGCGCCCATACGACGTTCAACAAGGGTCAGGCGCTGAAGATCACCGGCATGGAAGCCGTCGATCCGACCTGGGTGTCGACCGACTGGCAAGACAAGGCCGTTCCGGAAGGCACGGTCGTGGAGACCTTGCGTAACCGAGGGTTCGTCGTGAAGACCGGCCACGGCGGACTGGTACTGGTCACGCGGGCCCAGCCCGCCGGAAAGAAGGAAATGGACGCCCATGCCCTCGTAAATGGCGGCGTCATCGATGTTGGCACGCAGTTTGTCTGA
- a CDS encoding DUF1385 domain-containing protein, with product MPQSAPHENVSGTPILEMGGQAVIEGVLMRSRTGYAVGLRRSTGAIIVRQVPYQPLARKWAFLKLPIIRGAVALVEMMAIGTRSLRWSAEEFEKDLARQEANHAGTDPHGEGEAEEKPATNLPTSAKDAYKHAGFVGMILLSLAIVVLMVVIAPNVLTTLVGKLPVIGPWLDSLHPMGFAEENTPIVYNLIAGSFRAMILFLYVWVISWNSDIKRVFEYHGAEHKAVLALEEGREVTVARAQAHDTLHPRCGTTFIAVVVFVSIVFFALIAAFLSTRISGFPDFPYWEKKLITFGSHILALPLVAGTAFELMKFCARRPKNPICAAFLWPGYKFQRITTRPPDDTQVEVAIVAMLAALAIPTDMKDPAEYVVRGLEDDESSPAYKSKASLQEAAI from the coding sequence ATGCCTCAAAGCGCACCTCATGAAAACGTCAGCGGCACGCCAATCCTTGAGATGGGAGGGCAGGCTGTTATCGAAGGCGTGCTGATGCGCTCGCGCACCGGCTACGCCGTTGGGCTGCGCCGCAGCACCGGCGCCATCATCGTGCGCCAAGTCCCCTACCAGCCGCTGGCCCGGAAATGGGCCTTCCTGAAGCTGCCGATCATCCGCGGTGCCGTCGCGCTGGTGGAGATGATGGCCATCGGCACGCGATCGCTGCGCTGGTCAGCCGAGGAATTCGAGAAAGATCTGGCCCGACAGGAAGCCAACCACGCCGGCACCGACCCGCACGGCGAAGGAGAGGCCGAGGAGAAACCGGCGACGAATCTTCCCACTTCTGCAAAGGACGCCTACAAGCACGCGGGATTCGTCGGGATGATTCTGCTGAGTCTCGCGATCGTTGTCCTGATGGTCGTCATTGCGCCGAACGTCCTGACCACTCTCGTCGGCAAACTCCCCGTTATTGGCCCCTGGCTGGACAGTCTGCACCCGATGGGTTTCGCGGAAGAGAACACGCCGATTGTCTACAACTTGATCGCCGGCTCGTTCCGCGCGATGATCCTGTTTCTGTACGTCTGGGTGATTTCCTGGAACAGCGATATCAAGCGCGTCTTCGAGTACCACGGCGCCGAGCACAAGGCCGTGTTGGCACTCGAGGAAGGGCGCGAAGTCACCGTCGCTCGAGCGCAGGCACACGACACGCTGCATCCGCGTTGCGGCACGACCTTCATCGCCGTCGTCGTGTTCGTTTCGATCGTCTTCTTTGCACTGATTGCCGCGTTCCTCTCTACCCGAATCAGCGGCTTCCCCGATTTCCCGTACTGGGAGAAGAAGCTCATCACCTTTGGCAGCCACATACTCGCCTTGCCGTTGGTCGCAGGGACGGCGTTTGAGTTGATGAAGTTCTGCGCCCGTCGACCGAAGAACCCGATCTGCGCCGCGTTCCTTTGGCCCGGATACAAGTTCCAGCGCATCACGACGCGCCCGCCCGACGACACGCAGGTCGAAGTCGCGATCGTGGCGATGCTGGCGGCGCTTGCGATTCCGACAGACATGAAGGACCCCGCCGAGTATGTTGTCCGCGGCCTCGAAGACGACGAATCGTCTCCCGCTTACAAATCGAAGGCATCCCTCCAGGAGGCAGCCATATGA
- a CDS encoding DUF393 domain-containing protein: MTDSKKLLAKPVVLYDGSCKFCSKSTDQLMALDKDGCIDWLDLHDEKVQKRFAGIDWERAHEEIHLIHRDGRVHTGVGALRDIAEMIGGEAGKAMSRAMDIPGIRESADLIYKVISENRHRIWGEEKPEPPIKDV; encoded by the coding sequence ATGACCGACAGCAAGAAGCTTCTCGCCAAGCCCGTGGTGCTCTACGATGGATCGTGCAAATTCTGCAGCAAGTCCACCGACCAGCTAATGGCTTTGGACAAAGATGGCTGCATCGATTGGCTCGATTTACACGACGAGAAGGTCCAGAAACGATTCGCCGGCATCGATTGGGAGCGCGCGCACGAAGAGATTCACCTGATCCACCGGGACGGAAGAGTCCACACCGGCGTCGGCGCTCTACGCGACATCGCCGAGATGATCGGCGGCGAAGCAGGAAAGGCCATGTCTCGCGCCATGGACATCCCAGGAATTCGGGAGTCCGCCGACCTGATCTACAAAGTCATCTCCGAGAATCGCCATCGCATCTGGGGCGAAGAAAAGCCCGAGCCGCCCATTAAGGATGTATAA
- a CDS encoding LysR family transcriptional regulator, with product MPRDPFAVRLRLYAGPEIAIGPGKADLLELIEETGSIAESAREMDMSYKRAWSLVKAMNESFAEPLVEREVGGRKGGGAQLTDLGREIVTAYRAAERAAHAAAAPHIELIKSRLAPSEPDPH from the coding sequence ATGCCTCGCGATCCATTCGCCGTGCGTCTTCGCCTATACGCCGGGCCCGAAATCGCCATCGGGCCGGGGAAGGCAGATCTGCTTGAGCTGATCGAAGAAACGGGTTCGATCGCGGAATCGGCCCGCGAGATGGACATGTCCTACAAACGCGCCTGGTCCTTGGTGAAGGCCATGAACGAGTCCTTCGCAGAGCCACTCGTTGAGCGCGAGGTCGGAGGGCGCAAGGGCGGTGGCGCGCAGCTGACCGATCTCGGGCGCGAAATCGTGACCGCCTACCGGGCCGCCGAGCGCGCTGCCCACGCCGCAGCCGCCCCCCACATCGAACTCATCAAGAGCCGCCTGGCGCCCTCCGAACCCGATCCACATTGA
- the modB gene encoding molybdate ABC transporter permease subunit: protein MDWLELLRQVDWHPVWISLKVGISATVISVVLGSLIGYALAHAKFPGRRWVEALVLLPLVLPPTVLGYYLLVIIGRRGPIGQVWEAAFGSPLVFTLKAAVLAASAATVPIVTRQLAAAFSQTDPEVVEAARIDGASGWSLLIHVQLPQIRTPLIAAATIAFARAIGDFGATLMVAGNLPKRTQTAAIAIWDLMNAGRDGQAFILVLIISAVSLVVLAFTTGKMAKE from the coding sequence TTGGATTGGCTTGAACTTCTTCGCCAGGTCGACTGGCACCCCGTCTGGATTTCGCTCAAAGTCGGCATCTCCGCGACCGTGATCTCGGTCGTGCTGGGATCGCTGATCGGTTATGCGCTGGCCCATGCGAAGTTCCCAGGCCGCCGGTGGGTGGAGGCCCTGGTTCTGCTGCCGCTCGTCCTGCCTCCCACGGTTCTTGGCTACTACCTGCTCGTTATCATTGGCCGGCGGGGTCCGATCGGACAGGTTTGGGAGGCCGCATTCGGGTCGCCCCTGGTGTTCACTCTCAAGGCCGCTGTTCTCGCCGCCAGCGCCGCCACCGTTCCGATCGTGACCCGCCAACTGGCCGCGGCTTTCTCGCAGACCGATCCAGAAGTCGTGGAGGCCGCCCGCATCGATGGGGCCAGCGGTTGGAGCCTCTTGATTCACGTCCAGCTTCCCCAAATCCGCACGCCGTTGATCGCCGCGGCGACGATCGCCTTCGCCCGAGCTATCGGCGATTTCGGGGCGACGCTCATGGTTGCCGGCAACCTGCCCAAGCGCACGCAGACCGCCGCCATTGCGATCTGGGACCTGATGAACGCCGGCCGCGACGGCCAAGCCTTCATCCTGGTGCTCATCATCTCGGCGGTTTCGCTCGTGGTGCTGGCTTTCACGACCGGAAAGATGGCCAAAGAGTAG